Genomic DNA from Cyprinus carpio isolate SPL01 chromosome A22, ASM1834038v1, whole genome shotgun sequence:
TGAGGCCTAGGTTGCCGAGTTATATACACCCCACTAGCTGACGAAGGGAAGTAGTCACTGCTGGAACCTGCAATTGACGTAATTTATCAGTGATGAAGGAAATGTGATTAATTTCAGACTCAGCTTAAAGTGAAATCTTCACATGCCTGCACTTGCGCCTCCAGACCTCACTAGACGTACATGAGCCCAGTTGGAGAAGACGTACTTGTCCCCAGAACTTACACGGCAGATGTAGGGGCCCTGTTGAGCCAGACTAACAGGATTCAGCACCAGCTCTGGGCCATTGCCTCTTGGCACCTACCGAGAACATTAAGAACCAGACTTAGGTTAATATTCTTAGGGTAATATTCAGTAGGTTTAGACTTAGGGTAATATTAAGTAGGTTCATTTAATATCCAATAGGTTCAGTTACAAATTTAGTGCACCAGACCTCATCTTTGCCCTTGAACCACTGGTAGGTGAGGTCCACAGGTCCGACTGCTCTGCAGCTCAGAACCACGGGACTTCTTTCTGGTACCCGCTGACTCTGTGGCTGGAGTGTGATGTCAATCTGCTCCATCACTacccaacaaaacaaataacacctGAGTGATATGACTCACCCTCTTCTGCTTGGGTTACCAAACCAAAACTCTAACCACAAAGGCACACCACAGTGAGGATGGAGGAACTGTTCTAGATTAGATCATAAtcattttgtatatgtatttagCTACCATGTGTAGTGAGAAACCCAACAGCCTCTCTGTGCTCGATTTTCTTCAGGCATTGAAGCAGGAAAGCCAAGGTGCACCCTCTATCTGCAAGGAGGGCAAGCAGGTATCGGCCAGGACTGCCATGTGGACTTAGCACTTTGAGTGAGCAGTCAGTCAGCTCTTTGTCACTACAAAAAAGTAGATCCTGTACTTGTGAATCGGTCACACCCTTGCACAGTATCGGTTAGTTATTTCAAACAATTGAGTCTATATATGTCCTACCTATAGCAGAACTGTGGCTGTTCGGCCACTGCCTTTGCCAGCTGTTTCCAACCACACTCTAGATTGTCTAGCATGTAACCAAGTCTGTTTAGCGTTGCCTCGCTCAGGGTTTCTACACCCAAATTCTTGTCCCCCATAACTTGGTAAATGATCTGAGAAATAAATGACAagaggtttatttaaaaaaaaatcgtcagacagttttttttttttcaagatgtacGATTTAGTTTTCAGTTATTCAACAAAATGTTggtgcctatttttttttaaatcaacttgaatatgaaaattacatttctgtacacATGAACACGTGTTTTTATCTAGACTTGTGTAAAAGACTTCTCTTTTTTATCATCTAAGAATATTTGCTATTGTTACAAAcctatattactattattttttctctttttttcaatcatattaaaaacactaaataaacacacacacaaaaactagaATACGAGTTTTATATTACCGCTGACTTTGTTCCTGTATTAAAAGACCCAACGTAGCCTATATTAGTAACATGAAAATGCGGAACCTAATGCActctatatttttctatatacGAAACATTTGTCAATGGTTtaggaaaaataaatttaaattaccaACCAAAGAGGTAATTGATCAAAACTGTCACATGAGAAAAGATCGACATTATTGCAGTTAGATCACAGATCAGTATGTAAACTAATATAATGTTCGATTTCATCTTGCAAAATGAAATATATCAAATGAAAAGCTGTTGTTTAATTCAATTTAACTTGACAAAAACACTTACCTGTTATACGGTAATTCAGACTCCAGGAAGTGAGTTTATCCCGGCTTCATAAAACCTAAGTTGTCAAGCGACCGCagcacaaatattattatttaatgaaatatgatcTCACTGTACGCACTCTGATTATCAATAATCGGTCACTAAATATCCGTTTAACTCACTTTGGATCAGTTACTGCGACTAATGCTTATCAGACTCGGCAAATCAGTATGGTAAACATCCGCAGGagttctgtctttttttcagtCAGCAGTTCCTCTTTCTAACATGTATTTGCATGCACTGGCACCACGCGCAGCATGAGCTTTTTACTTTCACCTTCTCTCGACCTATAGCAGCAAGCCATCTTCATGTCGACGAGTCACTCCTGTTGAAGAAGAGGTGTGACCCGTAACCTCACATAACTTGGCCAAatatacagacagacaaacagatgaattaattttgtataattaaagAACTCCAAAATTACCAACTTGTGGAAGAAAATACACATTGacaattagaattatttttatttttattttatgtgaaagAAAATACACTTTGACATTGCgcattagaattatttttatttttattttatgtgaccgaagtgagaaaaacaacacaataatacaAAGAATGACAACAAAAATACATCCACTTGATCCTCAGACATAGTACCAGCACATCAGCAAAACTGAAAGTTTGCTTATCTTTGTCAGCACTGATTTGTTCGTTACACTGGAAAAGAAGATAAACTTCTCCATATCTGAAGTGCGCCTCAGGTAATGTCCACTGTGAATGCTGGGAAGGCAAAGGTTCACCCAGGCCTTGCTCCCAAAGACGCATGATTATGTCCAAAGTCTCTACATCTTTTTGCCTTTATGCAGTTTATTATGTCTCCAAATATGCTCCTTCCTTAAAAGCTTCCAATATTCCCGACTGTCTGGTTCCAGTTCGTTGAGTTTTTTGGGTGGACCGAGATCCAACTCAAACAACCTGAAGGTATAGGACAACTTGAGATACAAGCATGGTATTTTTCTAGCTTGAGATGCAGtaaatttgaaatattgttttcacCACtggataataatgaaaaaaaaaaggcaattttgaatttttatctcataattctgacatttttccctTGCAATTGAGAgaataaaagtctgaattttAAGATATACACTTGCAACTCCAacataaaaattcacaattacctttttattttttattcggtAGTGGAAACAAaaagcagaattgtgagatgtaaactaaattgaaaaatgtaaactcagaattattaaaaaaaaaaaaaactgtgagatgtaaactcgcaattacaCGTTTAGAAtttggaattgtgagatataaaaaaagtctgaattgtgagatacaaaaattgcaatatatatatatatatatatatatatatatatatatatatatatatatatatatatatatatatatatattattattattattattattattctgtgcgtaaacaagcttccataaataaatgcattataaaagcacAAAGTAAAATACACCATCATACCATTCTGGGTATTCCTCCTTGGGTTTAATAAGAGGATCCTCGCCTTGTTTAAAGATGTTGGCTCCAATTGCATGAGTGCAAAGTCTCACTGGATCCTTACATACTTCTGGACCCTTAAAAACTTCCTTTACCATTCCTTTACCTTTGCCTTtggtaactaaaaaaaaaaaaaacatgaataatagttcataaaaaatagctatttacatattttaatgtaaaaatgtcatatgaaatatgattataaaacaatataaataaaaacaaaaataaagacattatataatataatattagacaAAAATTCACAAGGTCAGAAGTTGCAGGGTAATGTTGACATTGAatggatacaaataaaaactgagtACAAAACACACCTTACCTGGTTTCTTACTAGCATAACTACGGGACTGAACCCGTAGAGTATTAATAAAAAGATCGTTACAAGCATTAAGAACAGGCAAGTTCATCCTCTTAAAGCAATGAAGTACGCTATGTGCCATTGTGCCTCTTCAGATCTTCCACCATGCTGTCTGAACTGTACATGTACGTCCTTCCGGGTGAAACCGCAACACGCATGCGCACTTTACGCACACAGTCTAGATCCAAAATGGAGCCCTGTTGGCACAAACATCACAGTTTCCAATAGCGCTCTatatcaagcagcacaataataatttgtaaacatACAGTGTTACACAATCTGAACCACGAAGGtgcaaaatatgaaataaataaaagtaaatccacATCATTGCGCTAAACCAGTCACGCATACCCTCTAGAGGGCAGTAAAGCCGAGGCTATTAAATAAACATCATCAGTTCGGACGAAAGCTGGTTGATGCAGAGAAGCTAGCTAACATGTCGGAGTACAACTCGGTTCAAAAGGGCTCTTTAAAACTGAAAGGAGTCTCTGTAGCAAGTAAaaagtatgtatttgttttatcttaATGCTTacctagatatatatatatttttatagctgTGTTGTGGGAAAATGTTGCCATTGCCTTCACGGCAGCCGTTAGCTGTTATGCTAGCTCAGTGTTGTTGTGCGCGTTATATAATACAACTAAGTGATTGAGTGTAAtttactttttgcttttttttccacaGGAAAAAGAAGAAGGACAAGGAGGAGCAGATTTTGACCAGTCAAAACGAAGAAGGAACGAACAAAgaataaaccaataaaattaaaccagaaaaaaattacaccagaaaaaatacaatacaaaaaactaCAAGAGAAAAGTGTTATTCATTTTTCTGTTATTCATGTGACATAGAAGACAAGATCATTACGTAATTAATTGACTTTCTGTGATTATTTCAAATGCTGAGTAATGAAATTACGTAACTTCTAATTTGTCTTTTTTACTGACTGAAATTACGGTTTGACTTGCTATTGGGTTGTAAAATATCATTCTCACTTTGTAACTTTGTAATAGCAAATGGAAAGAATTTTAAAGAAGGCCTCCAAAACACACAAGAGAAGAGTTGAGGTAAGTCTGTCACTGCTAATGTTGATATTCATATTATAGGTaacctgttttgtgtgtgtgtgtgtgtgtgtgtgtgtgtgtgtgaataacaTCTCTTTTGTGTGTTACAGGATTTCAACAGACACCTGGACGCACTGACAGAGCATTACGACATTCCCAAAGTCAGCTGGACGAAATAAATATTTTCGACTGGGTGCATTCAGAGCAAAATCAGCTGCCATGATGTTACCGTACATGCTTCTTGCTTACTCTGCAACAAAGTCATTTCCATTTGGgttgtattaaaattattcacTGTATATTGAGATTATGTTTTGTAGCTTTTGGTTAAACTATTTAAGATTTTGATTGGGTTTTGTTTATTGTACCTATGGTAACTTTTAATTCTCTTGCCCCCTATGTTATATCAAGTGTAAAAGAATCTGGGTCTCGTCTTTGACGGTGAACTGAAGCTTGATAAACAGGTTAATTGTCTGGTTAAGTCTAGTTTTGTCCATTTGAGATCTTTAGCCAAAGTATAATCATGTCTCGtaagtcatttactcaccctcatgctgctgcaatcctgtatgacttgctttcttctgtgcataaaatcataaaaaaagtcagcaaacagcacaaaataaccgcatcatttattcatgctgcaatgcatgctagGAGCTCACAAATCTACAACAGTGGGTCAGTGTTGtgtaagttactctaaaaaattaattaatagctCCTAATTACATATTTagcagtgtaattagattactgtagcATTTACTCCATAAAAATTATCGATTATTTATaactaattactttctaaatcccatATCATCCTCCACCAGCTGAACGATACAAGAATAGACATGAAActgctatttaatttttttttttttcaaataaatatgaaactaaCTAAAGCATTTAAAGGGAGGCTCCATTGACATTTTAACATCAGATGttatgttttgatgttaaatccactGTTTATATAGACTTGTTCTATAGTCTACACAGTATTTAATGCAATCACATCAGAAGTAACTAATTGAATTACAAACAAATtaagagtaatcccttactttttcAAGACAAAAGTAAttcaattacagtaattaattactttggaatgcattacacccaacactgcagtaaaaaaaaaaaaaaaaaaatggatgcacTGCACTGGACAGATACAAGAGAAGGGCTTCAGCTTCAGCTCACTGGTGATGCTGTATGGCCCAAAACATGAagttatgaatttaaaaaaaaaaaaaaaaaaaaaaatacaatgagttCGTAACATCAAGAGCTGGTTcttgaatttgcaaaaaaaaaaaaaaaaaaaatatttactcaagtcAATACGCTGGAGGGGATTTCATTCCATCAGTCCAAAGATCTGGAAACTTTCTTAAACAACCAACCCTCATAGCCTTCAAACCTCCATCATCACCTAAACAAATGACTACTGAATAAAGCTAAACTAGTCTGAATTTACAACGTTTTAAACATCTAATTGCGAAAATTCACTAGTCTGAGTCTAGTCACATTGCAGAGCAACAAAGGGCCTTTTTCAGCTTTATCGATGTTTTTAGGTAAAGCTAAACAGTCAATCTAAATCTCATTTCACCAAGGATCTTCTCACATTTATGATGCTTAAGCGTGGGTCGGCAATATAAAAAATTTGTCCGGAGCTTTTCAACAGCTACATGGTATGGGTTCGCATcagaaattgtacaaaaaaattattaccaCACAATCCTCTATGCTAATTATATTGATTATCCTTTATACTGATGATCTTtagtaactttattttatattatattatattaagatgTACAATCGAAGTCTAATAGCAGAAAAACGCTATATGATGCTGTATGGCCCAAAAATCATGTTGCAACACAAGTCTACCTGCAGAAGGCGCTGTTGGATTGGTTGTGACTGAACTGAAGCCAAGTGGCTTTTTCATGCAATCACGTGTTTTACCTTTCAGTCGTGTCtttagtctttttct
This window encodes:
- the LOC109046630 gene encoding 39S ribosomal protein L54, mitochondrial-like, whose amino-acid sequence is MAHSVLHCFKRMNLPVLNACNDLFINTLRVQSRSYASKKPVTKGKGKGMVKEVFKGPEVCKDPVRLCTHAIGANIFKQGEDPLIKPKEEYPEWLFELDLGPPKKLNELEPDSREYWKLLRKEHIWRHNKLHKGKKM